The Mesorhizobium sp. B1-1-8 genome contains a region encoding:
- a CDS encoding undecaprenyl-diphosphate phosphatase: MESQTVVEALLLGLLEGLTEFIPVSSTGHILLAGHFLGFHSTGKAFEILIQLGAILAILSVYFRRLWKMLLELPYDRLTRHFVIGILIAFLPAAIIGALAHDFIKTILFESPRLICIMLIIGGVILLAVDRMNLKPFYRDVERFPTRLYLQIGLFQCLSLIPGTSRSGSTIVGALLLGVDKRSAAEFSFFLAIPTMVGAFAFDLYKNRNVLTSADLPIIAIGFVAAFVTALFVVRFLLDYVSRNGYSLFGWWRLVVGIVGLAALMVWG; this comes from the coding sequence ATGGAAAGCCAGACCGTCGTCGAAGCCCTGCTGCTCGGCCTGCTGGAGGGCCTGACCGAGTTCATTCCGGTCTCGTCCACCGGCCATATCCTGCTTGCCGGCCACTTCCTCGGCTTCCACTCGACCGGCAAGGCCTTCGAGATCCTGATCCAGCTCGGCGCCATCCTGGCGATCCTCAGCGTCTATTTCCGCCGCCTGTGGAAAATGCTGCTCGAATTGCCCTATGACCGGCTGACCCGGCATTTCGTCATCGGCATCCTCATCGCCTTCCTGCCGGCCGCCATCATCGGCGCGCTGGCGCATGATTTCATCAAAACCATCCTGTTCGAATCGCCGCGGCTGATCTGCATCATGCTGATTATCGGCGGCGTCATTCTGCTCGCCGTCGACCGCATGAACCTGAAGCCGTTCTATCGAGACGTCGAGCGCTTCCCGACCCGGCTTTATCTGCAGATCGGCCTGTTCCAATGCCTGTCGCTGATCCCCGGCACCTCGCGCTCCGGCTCGACCATCGTCGGCGCGCTGCTCTTGGGCGTCGACAAGCGCTCGGCGGCGGAATTTTCTTTCTTCCTGGCCATTCCAACCATGGTCGGCGCCTTCGCCTTCGACCTCTACAAGAACCGCAACGTGCTGACCTCGGCCGACCTGCCGATCATCGCCATCGGCTTCGTCGCCGCCTTCGTCACCGCGCTGTTCGTCGTCCGTTTCCTGCTCGATTACGTCTCGCGCAACGGCTATTCGCTGTTCGGCTGGTGGCGGCTCGTGGTCGGTATCGTCGGGTTGGCGGCGCTGATGGTCTGGGGGTGA
- a CDS encoding glutathione S-transferase family protein: protein MLTLFHHPMFATCRFVRLAFGEYGEELALIEEKPWTRRKEFLALNPAGTLPILLAEGDVPIVGATVISEYLDETRGVLKRDKRLFAEDPMQRAEIRRLIDWYLNKAESEVTRHLVRERVLKPVMPEAAGGGSPDSAAIRAARANIRQHMKYTNWLAGTRHWLAGSRVTYADLAAAATLSVLDYLGEIDWREHTAAREWYTRVKSRPSFRPLLTDRVRGLSPVSHYADLDF from the coding sequence ATGCTGACGCTTTTCCACCATCCGATGTTCGCCACTTGCCGGTTCGTCCGCCTCGCCTTCGGCGAGTATGGCGAGGAACTGGCCCTGATCGAGGAAAAGCCGTGGACGCGGCGCAAGGAGTTCCTGGCGCTGAACCCGGCCGGCACGCTGCCGATCCTGCTTGCCGAAGGCGACGTGCCGATCGTCGGCGCCACGGTGATCTCCGAATATCTAGACGAAACGCGCGGCGTCCTGAAGCGCGACAAGAGGCTGTTCGCCGAGGACCCGATGCAGCGCGCCGAAATCCGCCGGCTGATCGACTGGTACCTCAACAAGGCCGAAAGCGAGGTCACCCGTCATTTGGTGCGCGAGCGCGTGCTGAAGCCGGTGATGCCGGAGGCGGCGGGCGGCGGCTCGCCCGATTCGGCGGCGATCCGCGCTGCGCGCGCCAACATCCGCCAGCACATGAAATACACCAACTGGCTGGCCGGCACCCGCCACTGGCTGGCCGGCTCGAGGGTCACCTATGCCGACCTCGCCGCCGCCGCAACGCTTTCGGTGCTCGATTATCTGGGTGAGATCGATTGGCGCGAGCACACGGCGGCGCGGGAGTGGTATACGCGGGTGAAATCGCGGCCTTCCTTCCGGCCGCTGCTGACCGACAGGGTGCGCGGCCTGTCGCCGGTGTCGCATTATGCGGACCTCGACTTCTAA
- the queG gene encoding tRNA epoxyqueuosine(34) reductase QueG, whose protein sequence is MRTSTSKTLRALVDAEARRAGFDAVAVTTPDAIPLAPARLAEFVADGFHGSMDWIAETLERRGKPSTLWPEVRSIVVLAMNYGPDRDPRDILARRDRGAISAYAQNRDYHEVMKGRLKEIAGKIVARAGGDVKVFVDTAPVMEKPLAEAAGLGWQGKHTNLVSRDHGSWLFLGTIFTTAELEPDKPEIDHCGSCRACLDACPTDAFPAPYRLDARRCISYLTIENKGPIPREFREAIGNRIYGCDDCLAACPWNKFAAAASEAKLAARDDLREPALADLLRLDDADFRTLFSGSPIKRIGRDRFIRNVLIAAGNSGDASLLATVRRLLDDASPLVRGAAVWALSRLMPKRDFAGLTADALMAETDASVRDEWLSAQPDEANA, encoded by the coding sequence ATGCGGACCTCGACTTCTAAAACGCTGCGCGCGCTGGTCGACGCGGAGGCGCGGCGCGCCGGTTTTGACGCCGTCGCGGTGACCACGCCGGATGCGATCCCGTTGGCGCCGGCGAGACTCGCTGAATTCGTCGCCGACGGCTTTCATGGCTCGATGGACTGGATTGCCGAAACGCTCGAACGCCGCGGCAAGCCTTCGACGCTGTGGCCCGAGGTACGCTCGATCGTCGTGCTGGCGATGAATTACGGCCCCGACCGCGATCCGCGCGACATTCTCGCAAGGCGCGACCGCGGCGCGATCTCGGCCTATGCGCAAAACCGCGACTATCACGAGGTGATGAAGGGACGGCTGAAGGAGATCGCCGGCAAGATCGTGGCGCGGGCAGGCGGCGACGTGAAGGTGTTTGTCGATACCGCGCCGGTGATGGAAAAGCCGCTGGCGGAAGCGGCTGGACTCGGCTGGCAGGGCAAGCACACCAATCTGGTCAGCCGCGACCACGGCTCCTGGCTGTTCCTCGGCACCATCTTCACCACGGCCGAGCTGGAGCCGGATAAGCCTGAGATCGACCATTGCGGCTCCTGCCGCGCCTGTCTCGACGCCTGCCCGACCGACGCTTTCCCGGCGCCCTACCGGCTCGACGCGCGGCGCTGCATCTCCTATCTGACCATCGAGAACAAGGGGCCGATCCCGCGCGAATTCCGCGAGGCGATCGGCAACCGAATCTATGGCTGCGACGATTGCCTGGCCGCCTGCCCGTGGAACAAGTTCGCCGCCGCGGCGTCCGAGGCCAAGCTGGCTGCCCGCGACGATCTGCGCGAGCCGGCGCTGGCCGACCTGCTGCGGCTCGACGATGCTGACTTCCGCACGCTCTTCTCGGGCTCGCCGATCAAGCGCATCGGCCGCGACCGTTTCATCCGCAACGTGCTGATCGCCGCCGGCAATTCGGGCGATGCTTCGCTACTCGCCACCGTGCGCCGCTTGCTCGACGACGCCTCGCCGCTGGTGCGGGGAGCCGCCGTATGGGCGCTGTCGCGGCTGATGCCCAAACGTGACTTTGCGGGATTGACCGCCGATGCCCTGATGGCCGAAACGGACGCTTCGGTGCGCGACGAATGGCTGTCGGCGCAGCCGGATGAGGCCAATGCATGA
- a CDS encoding SDR family oxidoreductase has translation MSEKRVFIFGAGYSGMAFARANAHGARIVGTTRSAEKFEVLRQAGIAPLRFEGTLTPEIGDALADRTHLVVSVAPEESGDPVLNAAREAIKARMPALEWIGYLSTVGVYGDHRGAWVDETTACKPVSKRSVMRVAAEEEWLRLGQEIGRPVAILRLSGIYGPGRNALVSLEDGTARRLVKPGQVFNRIHCDDIAGALWHLAAKNLGGIFNVTDDEPAPPQDVVAYAAGLMGIEPPPEIPFETAQLSPMARSFYSENKRVANKAIKAAGYGFRFPNYRSALDRMWADGNWRNGAARSPMKRS, from the coding sequence ATGAGCGAAAAGCGCGTCTTCATTTTCGGCGCCGGCTATTCCGGCATGGCTTTCGCACGGGCCAATGCGCATGGCGCCAGGATCGTGGGAACCACGCGTTCGGCCGAAAAGTTCGAGGTGCTGCGGCAGGCCGGCATTGCGCCGCTGCGCTTCGAAGGTACGCTGACGCCGGAGATTGGCGATGCGCTTGCCGACAGGACGCATCTTGTCGTCTCGGTAGCGCCGGAAGAGTCCGGCGACCCGGTGCTGAATGCTGCCCGTGAAGCAATCAAGGCAAGAATGCCGGCGCTCGAATGGATCGGTTATCTCTCGACCGTCGGTGTCTATGGCGACCACCGCGGCGCCTGGGTGGACGAGACCACCGCATGCAAGCCGGTGTCGAAACGTTCGGTGATGCGGGTGGCGGCGGAAGAAGAGTGGCTTCGGCTCGGCCAGGAGATCGGCCGGCCGGTGGCAATCCTGCGGCTTTCCGGCATCTACGGACCGGGCCGCAACGCGCTGGTCAGTCTCGAGGACGGCACCGCGCGGCGGCTGGTCAAGCCCGGCCAGGTGTTCAACCGCATCCATTGCGACGACATCGCCGGCGCGCTGTGGCATCTGGCGGCTAAAAATCTCGGCGGCATCTTCAACGTCACCGACGACGAGCCGGCGCCGCCGCAGGATGTCGTCGCCTATGCCGCCGGGCTGATGGGCATCGAGCCGCCGCCGGAAATTCCGTTCGAGACCGCCCAGCTTTCGCCCATGGCGCGCTCCTTCTATAGCGAGAACAAGCGTGTCGCCAACAAGGCGATCAAGGCGGCCGGATATGGCTTTCGCTTCCCCAACTATCGCTCGGCGCTCGACCGGATGTGGGCCGACGGCAACTGGCGTAACGGCGCGGCGCGCAGCCCGATGAAGCGCTCGTGA
- the mepA gene encoding penicillin-insensitive murein endopeptidase: MTLRSLPDRRPFLTAALALVALTALAAAAISAEQRAKDLFGAKKLPAVAPAQSFGFYSKGCFTGGVALPMDGPTWQVMRPSRNRRWGHPAMIGLIERLARDAHSDGWPGLLIGDISQPRGGPMLSGHASHQIGLDADIWLTPMPARRLTMAQRESMSATLMVDEKTHLVKDALWTPRHTQLLKRVASYPEIERILVNPGIKKKLCDTVTGDRSWLRKIRPFWGHDYHFHMRIGCQPGSPGCKAQEATPDDDGCGKPLAWWFTEEPWRPNKNPDAPKARDLMTMANLPKECQAVLAAPDAPSLEAVTYDGGAAAVAAAKPEATAPAETISSGNAVLPAAASAFAPTPSLGIPLPRPRPGN, translated from the coding sequence ATGACGTTGCGATCGCTGCCCGACAGGAGGCCGTTCCTGACCGCCGCGCTGGCGCTTGTTGCGCTGACGGCTCTGGCGGCGGCCGCGATTTCCGCCGAGCAGCGGGCAAAGGATCTGTTCGGCGCCAAGAAGCTGCCGGCCGTAGCACCCGCGCAGTCCTTCGGCTTCTACTCCAAGGGTTGCTTCACCGGCGGCGTGGCGCTGCCGATGGACGGACCGACCTGGCAAGTGATGCGGCCTTCGCGCAACCGCCGCTGGGGCCACCCGGCAATGATCGGGCTGATCGAGAGGCTCGCGCGTGATGCTCACTCGGATGGCTGGCCCGGTTTGCTGATCGGCGACATCTCGCAGCCGCGCGGCGGCCCGATGCTGAGCGGCCACGCCTCGCACCAGATCGGCCTCGATGCCGACATCTGGCTGACGCCGATGCCGGCGCGCAGGCTGACGATGGCGCAGCGCGAGAGTATGAGCGCGACGCTGATGGTCGACGAGAAGACGCATCTGGTGAAGGACGCCCTGTGGACGCCGCGACATACTCAGTTGCTCAAGCGCGTGGCGAGCTATCCGGAGATCGAGCGCATCCTGGTCAACCCCGGCATCAAGAAGAAGCTCTGCGACACCGTCACCGGCGATCGCTCCTGGCTGCGCAAGATCCGGCCGTTCTGGGGCCACGACTATCATTTCCACATGCGCATCGGCTGTCAGCCGGGCTCGCCCGGCTGCAAGGCACAGGAGGCGACGCCCGACGATGACGGCTGCGGCAAGCCGCTCGCCTGGTGGTTCACCGAGGAACCTTGGCGCCCCAACAAGAACCCGGATGCGCCGAAGGCGCGCGACCTGATGACGATGGCCAATCTGCCGAAAGAGTGCCAGGCCGTGCTCGCCGCGCCGGACGCGCCTTCGTTGGAGGCGGTAACCTATGACGGCGGCGCGGCAGCGGTGGCGGCGGCCAAGCCGGAGGCGACCGCGCCGGCGGAGACGATCTCCAGCGGGAATGCTGTGCTTCCCGCAGCAGCCAGCGCCTTCGCGCCCACCCCCTCGCTCGGCATTCCGCTGCCGCGGCCAAGGCCGGGGAACTGA
- a CDS encoding glucokinase — protein MADDDTALRFPVLIGDIGGTNARFSIVLDANSEVTEPQIVQTANFATIDEAIQAAVLDRSSIRPNSAVLAVAGPVDGDEIDLTNCPWVVKPRQMFATLGLSDVVVLNDFEAQALAVVALGEEHMEKIGGGTPEPNASRVVLGPGTGLGVAGLIYALRHWIPVPGEGGHMDIGPRTPRDFEVFPHIEKIEGRISGEQILCGRGLVNVYRAVAKADGRPAPFTTPAEVTAAALSQSDPVAEEALELFVTCLGRTAGDLALVFMGRGGVFLTGGIAQKIVPALKAGNFRAAFEDKAPHSALMRAMPVYVITHPLAALLGLAAYARTPSLFGVQTAGRRWRA, from the coding sequence ATGGCAGACGACGACACAGCGCTGCGGTTTCCGGTCCTGATCGGCGACATTGGCGGCACCAATGCGCGGTTCTCGATCGTGCTCGACGCCAATTCCGAAGTGACCGAGCCGCAGATCGTCCAGACGGCCAATTTCGCGACCATCGACGAGGCGATCCAGGCGGCGGTGCTCGATCGCTCGTCGATCCGGCCGAATTCGGCGGTGCTGGCGGTGGCGGGGCCGGTCGACGGCGACGAGATCGACCTCACCAACTGCCCGTGGGTGGTGAAGCCCCGCCAGATGTTTGCCACCCTGGGTTTGAGCGACGTCGTCGTGCTCAACGATTTCGAGGCGCAGGCGCTGGCCGTCGTGGCGCTTGGCGAGGAGCATATGGAAAAGATCGGCGGTGGCACGCCGGAGCCCAATGCCAGCCGGGTGGTGCTCGGTCCGGGAACCGGGCTCGGCGTCGCCGGGCTGATCTATGCGCTTCGCCACTGGATACCGGTGCCAGGCGAGGGCGGGCATATGGACATCGGCCCGCGCACGCCGCGCGACTTCGAGGTTTTCCCGCATATCGAAAAGATCGAAGGCCGCATTTCGGGCGAGCAGATCCTGTGCGGCCGCGGGCTGGTCAATGTCTATCGCGCCGTCGCCAAGGCCGATGGCAGGCCGGCGCCCTTCACGACCCCGGCCGAGGTCACCGCCGCAGCGCTTTCCCAATCCGATCCGGTGGCGGAGGAAGCGCTGGAACTTTTCGTCACCTGCCTCGGCCGCACGGCGGGCGATCTGGCGCTGGTGTTCATGGGCCGCGGCGGCGTGTTTTTGACCGGCGGCATCGCGCAAAAAATCGTGCCGGCGCTGAAAGCCGGCAATTTCCGCGCCGCCTTCGAGGACAAGGCGCCGCACAGCGCCCTTATGCGCGCAATGCCGGTCTATGTCATCACCCATCCGCTGGCGGCGCTTCTGGGCCTCGCCGCCTATGCCAGGACGCCGTCGCTGTTCGGCGTGCAGACAGCCGGACGTCGCTGGCGGGCGTGA
- a CDS encoding ABC transporter ATP-binding protein, with translation MTIQNPLKLKVQPAEVSAVLRRILAENGDEYRWTYVVAIVCLLIVAGTTAFTAWIMAPMINGIFVERRGDMIVWICAGFLGASLLRGFAGYGQAVALAKIGNNLVARYQKRTFDHLMKLGVNFFNDTRSGRLAAQVNENVGGIRDLLSLTLTSISRDAVSLVGLVGVMIYQDPVLSLSSLLIGPPLIWAVIYITRRLRRINRESVLINSRLNGSVQEATQGIAIVKAFTLEHELARRIGIMADTAEQRNNKIARVSERLSPISEILGGLAVTAVIAYSGYRALVLGEPPGAVFSFITALIWAYDPARRLARTQVGMERALVNARMIYELLDIEPQQGDAPGAIEAKITSGEVRFNNVTFGYTGDMPVLRDLSFTAAAGKLTAIVGASGAGKSTLVALLQRFYDVGRGSIEVDGQDISKVTKQSLRGSIAYVSQAPYLFEGTIRDNIRYGRLSATDAEIEVAASQAAADEFIRQQPQGYDTPVGEGGSTLSGGQRQRVSIARAIVRQAPILLLDEATSALDNEAEARVQEALTHVMQGRTTIVIAHRLSTVVNADHIIVLEEGRLVEEGTHAALMADPHSVYARFHRVQGKRGLGLVDDAKPIQTPVTRSRARKTVGREA, from the coding sequence TTGACAATTCAAAATCCACTCAAACTGAAAGTTCAGCCCGCTGAAGTCTCGGCGGTGCTGCGCCGCATCCTGGCTGAAAACGGCGATGAATACCGCTGGACCTATGTCGTTGCCATCGTCTGCCTGCTGATTGTTGCCGGCACTACGGCCTTCACGGCATGGATCATGGCCCCGATGATCAACGGGATATTCGTCGAACGGCGCGGCGACATGATCGTCTGGATCTGCGCCGGTTTCCTGGGAGCCTCCCTGCTGCGCGGTTTCGCCGGTTACGGCCAGGCAGTCGCGTTGGCCAAGATCGGCAACAATCTGGTCGCGCGCTACCAGAAGCGCACCTTCGACCACCTGATGAAGCTCGGCGTCAACTTCTTCAACGACACGCGGTCCGGCCGTCTGGCGGCACAGGTCAACGAAAATGTCGGCGGCATTCGCGATCTCCTGTCGCTGACGCTGACCTCCATCAGCCGCGACGCGGTCTCGCTGGTTGGCCTCGTCGGCGTGATGATCTACCAGGATCCGGTGTTGTCGCTCAGCTCGCTGCTGATCGGGCCGCCGCTGATCTGGGCCGTCATCTACATCACCCGCCGACTGCGGCGTATCAACAGGGAATCCGTACTGATCAACTCGCGGCTAAACGGGTCGGTGCAGGAGGCCACCCAAGGCATCGCCATCGTCAAGGCCTTCACCCTGGAGCACGAGCTGGCGCGGCGCATCGGCATCATGGCCGATACGGCCGAGCAGCGTAACAACAAGATCGCCCGGGTCTCGGAGCGACTGTCCCCGATTTCCGAGATTCTCGGCGGTCTCGCCGTCACCGCTGTCATCGCCTATTCCGGCTATCGAGCGCTGGTGCTTGGGGAGCCGCCCGGCGCGGTGTTTTCCTTCATCACGGCGCTAATCTGGGCCTACGATCCGGCAAGACGCCTGGCGCGCACCCAGGTCGGCATGGAACGCGCGCTGGTCAATGCGCGCATGATCTACGAACTGCTCGACATCGAGCCGCAGCAGGGCGACGCGCCTGGCGCCATCGAGGCGAAGATCACCAGTGGCGAGGTGCGCTTCAACAATGTCACCTTCGGTTATACCGGAGACATGCCGGTGCTGCGCGATCTGAGCTTTACCGCCGCCGCCGGCAAGCTCACGGCCATCGTCGGCGCTTCCGGCGCCGGCAAGTCGACACTGGTGGCGCTGCTGCAGCGCTTCTACGACGTCGGCCGCGGCAGCATCGAGGTCGACGGCCAGGACATCTCCAAGGTGACCAAGCAGTCGCTCCGCGGTTCGATCGCCTATGTCTCGCAGGCACCCTATCTGTTCGAGGGCACGATCCGCGACAACATCCGCTACGGCCGGCTCTCGGCGACCGATGCCGAGATCGAGGTTGCGGCAAGCCAGGCGGCTGCCGACGAGTTCATCCGCCAGCAGCCGCAGGGCTACGATACGCCGGTCGGCGAAGGCGGCTCGACCCTTTCCGGCGGCCAGCGCCAACGCGTGTCGATCGCCCGCGCCATAGTGCGCCAGGCGCCGATCCTGCTGCTCGACGAAGCCACCTCGGCGCTGGATAACGAGGCGGAAGCGCGCGTCCAGGAAGCGTTGACCCATGTCATGCAAGGCCGCACCACCATCGTCATCGCGCACCGGCTGTCGACGGTGGTCAATGCCGACCACATCATCGTGCTGGAAGAGGGCCGGCTGGTCGAGGAAGGCACGCATGCCGCGCTGATGGCCGACCCGCACAGCGTCTATGCCCGCTTCCACCGGGTGCAGGGCAAGCGGGGGCTGGGGCTTGTCGACGACGCCAAGCCGATCCAAACTCCGGTCACACGCAGCCGCGCGAGAAAGACGGTCGGGAGAGAAGCATGA
- the dapB gene encoding 4-hydroxy-tetrahydrodipicolinate reductase produces MSEAGDMGLVVVGAAGRMGQTLIRAIHTMPGARVAGAVERPGSPHLGKDAGELAGLGIINVPVVDDPLPAFAKADGVLDFTAPGASVEFAGYAAQARIVHVIGTTGCSADDNEKIAAAARHATIVKSGNMSLGVNLLAVLVEQAARALEADDFDIEILEMHHRHKVDAPSGTALLLGEAAAKGRGIALQDNSVRVRDGHTGVRKPGAVGFATLRGGSVVGDHSVILAGTGERITLSHQAEDRAIFARGAVKAALWARGRKPGLYSMRDVLGLS; encoded by the coding sequence ATGAGCGAAGCGGGCGATATGGGCCTGGTGGTGGTCGGCGCCGCCGGCCGCATGGGGCAGACGCTGATCCGCGCCATCCACACCATGCCCGGCGCGCGCGTCGCCGGCGCGGTCGAGCGCCCGGGCTCGCCCCATCTGGGCAAGGATGCCGGCGAGCTTGCCGGCCTCGGCATCATCAACGTGCCGGTCGTCGACGACCCGCTGCCGGCCTTTGCCAAGGCCGACGGCGTGCTCGATTTCACGGCGCCCGGCGCAAGCGTCGAATTCGCCGGCTATGCCGCGCAGGCACGGATCGTCCATGTCATCGGCACCACCGGCTGCTCGGCCGACGACAATGAAAAGATCGCCGCCGCGGCGCGCCACGCGACCATCGTCAAATCCGGCAATATGAGCCTCGGCGTCAACCTTTTGGCAGTGCTGGTGGAACAGGCCGCGCGTGCGCTCGAGGCCGATGATTTCGACATCGAGATCCTGGAAATGCACCATCGCCACAAGGTCGACGCGCCGTCCGGCACGGCGCTGCTGCTCGGCGAGGCGGCGGCGAAGGGGCGCGGGATCGCTTTGCAGGACAACAGCGTGCGGGTGCGCGACGGCCATACCGGCGTGCGCAAGCCAGGTGCGGTCGGCTTCGCCACCTTGCGCGGCGGCTCGGTGGTCGGCGACCACAGCGTGATCTTGGCCGGCACCGGCGAGCGCATCACGCTGTCCCACCAGGCCGAGGACCGGGCGATCTTCGCCCGCGGCGCCGTAAAGGCGGCGCTTTGGGCCCGCGGCAGGAAACCGGGCCTGTATTCAATGCGGGACGTGCTCGGCCTGAGCTGA
- a CDS encoding 2,3-bisphosphoglycerate-dependent phosphoglycerate mutase has translation MSGTLVLVRHGQSEWNLKNLFTGWRDVDLTEQGRAEAIAAGEKLKARGLKFDIAFTSALIRAQKTCQLILDVVGQSDLKTIRDQALNERDYGDLSGLNKDDARKKWGEEQVHIWRRSYDVSPPGGESLKDTGARVWPYYLHDLQPHVLRGETVLVAAHGNSLRALIMALDGKSGEEIVKLELGTGVPVIYKLNADSTVASKDVLEG, from the coding sequence ATGTCGGGAACTCTCGTGCTCGTGCGCCATGGCCAGAGCGAATGGAACCTGAAGAACCTGTTCACCGGCTGGCGCGACGTCGACCTGACCGAGCAGGGCCGCGCCGAGGCCATTGCCGCCGGCGAAAAGCTCAAGGCGCGCGGCCTGAAATTCGACATCGCCTTCACCTCGGCGCTGATCCGGGCGCAGAAGACCTGCCAGCTTATCCTCGACGTGGTCGGCCAGAGCGATCTGAAAACAATCCGCGACCAGGCGCTCAACGAGCGCGACTATGGCGACCTCTCCGGCCTCAACAAGGACGATGCGCGCAAGAAATGGGGCGAGGAGCAGGTGCATATCTGGCGCCGCTCCTATGACGTCTCGCCGCCCGGCGGCGAAAGCCTGAAGGATACCGGCGCGCGGGTGTGGCCCTATTATCTGCACGATCTGCAGCCGCATGTGCTGCGCGGCGAGACGGTGCTGGTCGCCGCGCACGGCAACTCGCTGCGCGCGCTGATCATGGCGCTGGACGGCAAGAGCGGCGAAGAGATCGTCAAGCTGGAACTCGGCACCGGCGTGCCGGTGATCTACAAGCTCAACGCCGATTCCACCGTGGCGTCGAAGGACGTGCTGGAAGGGTGA
- a CDS encoding FAD-dependent oxidoreductase: MAPTVSPTIAARRDQMFPILADADIDRVRRFGEASTYAAGERIFTAGTVAPGLVVVLSGKVDITQDGLGRRETIITYGPGNFIGELAQLSNRPSLVSAEAVEPVEAIVIPSQRLRDLMVQEANLGERVMRALILRRVGLLESGISGPIIIGPPDNGDVLRLQGFLTRSGLPHRALDSDTDPCAKTLIERFHVDPHHLPIVLCPNGKLQHNPGENELARCVGLLRPVDADKIYDVAIVGAGPAGLAAAVYAASEGLSTIVLDCRAFGGQAGASARIENYLGFPTGITGMALMARAYNQAQKFGVEMVIPDEARLLSAANDGAGYRLDVGDGEMVRTRTVVIASGARYRRLDVPNLAQFEGTSVHYWASPIEARLCSGQEVALVGAGNSAGQAAVYLASQVRKVTLLARGGSLNATMSRYLVDRIMAQPNVEVLTGTEVEALEGHDGNLGEVRWRNRITGLETTRPIRHLFLFIGADPNTDWLAKCNVALDAKGFVRTGPDVAPGHGPMETSRSGVFAIGDVRCGSTKRVAAAVGEGAQVVAALHAYLAQSRGAAQPELARRS, translated from the coding sequence ATGGCACCCACCGTCAGCCCGACCATCGCCGCGCGTCGCGACCAGATGTTTCCCATCCTGGCCGATGCGGATATCGACCGCGTGCGCCGGTTCGGCGAGGCCAGCACCTATGCGGCGGGGGAGCGCATCTTCACCGCCGGCACTGTGGCGCCGGGCCTGGTCGTAGTGCTGTCGGGCAAGGTCGACATCACGCAGGATGGGCTCGGCCGGCGCGAGACGATCATCACCTACGGTCCGGGCAATTTCATCGGCGAGCTGGCGCAGCTTTCGAACCGGCCGTCGCTGGTCAGCGCCGAGGCCGTCGAGCCGGTGGAGGCGATCGTCATTCCCTCGCAGCGGCTGCGCGACCTGATGGTGCAGGAGGCCAATCTCGGCGAGCGCGTCATGCGGGCGCTGATCCTGCGTCGCGTCGGGCTCCTGGAAAGCGGCATCAGCGGACCGATCATCATCGGGCCGCCCGACAATGGCGACGTGTTGCGGCTGCAGGGATTTCTCACCCGCAGCGGCCTGCCGCACCGGGCGCTCGATTCCGACACCGACCCGTGCGCGAAAACGCTGATCGAGCGTTTCCATGTCGATCCGCACCATTTGCCGATCGTGCTCTGCCCGAACGGCAAACTGCAGCACAATCCGGGCGAGAACGAGCTTGCCCGCTGCGTCGGCCTGCTGCGGCCGGTCGATGCCGACAAGATCTATGACGTGGCCATTGTCGGCGCCGGGCCGGCGGGACTGGCGGCGGCCGTCTATGCCGCCTCCGAAGGGCTGTCGACGATTGTGCTCGACTGCCGCGCCTTCGGCGGCCAGGCCGGCGCGTCGGCGCGCATCGAGAACTATCTCGGCTTCCCGACCGGGATAACCGGCATGGCGCTGATGGCGCGCGCCTACAACCAGGCGCAGAAGTTCGGCGTCGAGATGGTGATTCCCGACGAAGCCAGGCTGCTCAGCGCCGCCAATGACGGGGCCGGCTACAGGCTCGATGTCGGCGACGGCGAGATGGTGCGGACGCGCACCGTGGTGATCGCCAGCGGGGCGCGCTACCGGCGGCTCGATGTCCCCAACCTGGCGCAGTTCGAAGGCACATCCGTGCACTACTGGGCCTCGCCGATCGAAGCGCGGCTGTGCAGCGGCCAGGAAGTGGCGCTGGTCGGCGCCGGCAATTCGGCGGGACAGGCGGCGGTCTATCTGGCCAGCCAGGTGCGGAAAGTAACGCTTCTGGCGCGCGGCGGCAGCCTCAACGCGACCATGTCGCGCTATCTGGTCGATCGCATCATGGCACAGCCCAATGTCGAGGTGCTGACCGGGACGGAGGTCGAGGCGCTGGAAGGCCACGACGGCAATCTCGGTGAGGTGCGCTGGCGCAACCGGATAACCGGCCTGGAGACGACGCGCCCCATCCGCCATCTCTTCCTGTTCATCGGCGCCGACCCGAACACGGATTGGCTGGCGAAGTGCAATGTAGCGCTGGACGCCAAGGGTTTCGTGCGCACCGGGCCGGACGTCGCGCCGGGACATGGCCCGATGGAGACCAGCCGCAGCGGCGTGTTCGCCATCGGCGACGTGCGCTGCGGCTCGACCAAGCGGGTCGCGGCCGCCGTCGGCGAAGGCGCCCAGGTGGTGGCGGCACTGCATGCCTATCTTGCACAGAGCCG